One Methylobacterium sp. AMS5 genomic region harbors:
- a CDS encoding recombinase family protein has product MLNWIVAMPKHIPHGSAESVADLLPEAWTAMHAPAPPAMVAGDRCVYYCRYSSEGQRETSIDRQIEGCETYARLNGMTPVASGHLFVDRGKSGFYLEGRDDLAALRLLAREGGKGFDKLVCEHLDRLSRNVAHVLQIYQELKALGIEIHVTSGGVGPVDDVHAVFYGFIGMEQRERMLRLMSQGAWRSALRGRHLGGIPYGYRCGADVGELVVVPQEAAVVARIYRLFDSGVDATRIARLLNSEDVPSPSGKAQWTRTVIIGTAGSGSGILRNPKYVGVYIYGKRKRVRRLDNISKIVQMRPSTNWVYGAKPEWGIVDRGLWLRVLCRLKRMNDEKGVRKPREKASGKSTLLFHGRYRCVCGASVAASFKRATATRSLRCYAESEGGRCDRSRSVSSTFVECEVLREIRDTLLTSADLSTYAREYEAQLRRIEEEVAREMKKRLRRIVKIDDWLEKSIDRSINKGGTDEDLERARARKTAERADHRLALASLPNVASMPRAEPVDFVSLRSEMDELIRRLPMVATNEADLLLVQTLRDLVEKVVIDQPEGEAGYTLEITFAPSALATRNNRIPLAGLDPVTVRRVCPPPKTRRANLVEIDASLLAKAQRKEHSLTNADWRILTDVIGHWPFDDGRLIMDAALFYLRNDRGLRSLPPPFSDPLVESRVRRFVKNGYWRLAYDALVEADSQTIRGLDTSRFATMERTAWSCRAAAV; this is encoded by the coding sequence ATGCTGAACTGGATCGTCGCGATGCCCAAACATATACCGCATGGATCGGCCGAATCCGTCGCCGACCTGCTGCCCGAGGCGTGGACCGCCATGCACGCCCCGGCGCCGCCAGCCATGGTTGCCGGCGATAGATGCGTGTACTACTGCCGATATTCTTCCGAAGGACAGAGGGAAACTAGTATAGATCGTCAGATCGAAGGGTGCGAAACCTATGCACGTCTGAACGGCATGACGCCCGTAGCATCCGGCCATCTTTTCGTCGATCGTGGCAAATCGGGCTTCTATCTCGAAGGCCGGGACGATCTGGCCGCGCTGCGCCTGCTGGCCCGTGAGGGCGGCAAAGGGTTCGACAAGCTGGTCTGCGAACATCTCGATCGGCTCTCGCGGAACGTAGCCCATGTCCTGCAGATCTACCAGGAGTTGAAGGCGCTCGGCATCGAGATACATGTCACGAGCGGAGGCGTCGGCCCGGTCGATGACGTCCACGCCGTGTTCTATGGCTTCATAGGGATGGAGCAGCGGGAGAGAATGCTCCGGCTTATGAGCCAAGGCGCATGGCGCTCAGCTCTGAGAGGCCGCCATCTCGGCGGAATTCCATATGGCTACCGCTGCGGTGCGGACGTCGGCGAACTCGTCGTCGTCCCGCAGGAAGCCGCCGTGGTCGCCAGGATCTACAGACTTTTCGACAGCGGCGTGGATGCTACCCGGATCGCCCGCCTGCTCAACAGCGAGGACGTCCCGTCCCCGTCGGGGAAGGCTCAATGGACTCGCACCGTGATCATCGGAACCGCTGGATCTGGTAGCGGCATTCTCCGCAATCCCAAGTACGTCGGCGTGTACATCTACGGCAAGAGGAAACGGGTCCGCCGCCTCGACAATATTTCTAAGATAGTACAAATGCGGCCCAGTACCAACTGGGTGTACGGAGCCAAGCCGGAATGGGGCATCGTCGATCGGGGTCTATGGTTGCGCGTACTTTGCCGCCTCAAACGCATGAACGATGAGAAAGGTGTCAGGAAACCTCGTGAAAAAGCCAGCGGGAAATCTACGCTATTGTTCCACGGGCGGTATCGTTGTGTCTGCGGAGCATCCGTGGCCGCAAGTTTCAAAAGAGCTACGGCGACCCGGAGCCTCCGCTGCTACGCAGAGTCGGAAGGCGGTCGCTGCGACAGATCCCGCAGTGTAAGTTCGACGTTCGTCGAATGCGAGGTGCTGCGCGAAATCCGGGATACTCTCCTGACTTCGGCCGATCTCTCGACATACGCCCGTGAGTACGAGGCTCAGCTGCGCCGTATTGAGGAGGAAGTTGCCCGCGAGATGAAGAAACGTCTGCGCCGGATCGTCAAAATCGACGATTGGCTAGAGAAGAGCATCGACCGTTCGATTAACAAAGGTGGTACGGACGAAGACTTGGAACGCGCCCGCGCGCGGAAGACGGCTGAACGGGCCGATCACCGCCTCGCTCTGGCCAGTCTTCCGAATGTGGCATCGATGCCCCGCGCCGAACCCGTAGATTTCGTCTCGCTGCGGAGCGAGATGGACGAACTCATTCGACGTCTGCCGATGGTCGCAACCAACGAAGCCGATCTTCTTCTCGTGCAAACTTTGAGGGATCTCGTCGAGAAGGTCGTGATCGATCAACCCGAAGGCGAGGCTGGGTACACGCTTGAGATCACGTTCGCGCCTTCCGCCCTCGCCACCCGGAACAATCGGATCCCGCTGGCCGGCCTGGATCCTGTCACCGTCCGTAGGGTGTGTCCGCCGCCGAAGACGAGGCGCGCCAATCTCGTGGAGATTGACGCGTCGCTGTTGGCCAAAGCTCAGCGAAAGGAGCACTCACTCACGAACGCAGATTGGCGCATCCTCACCGACGTTATCGGACACTGGCCTTTCGACGACGGACGTCTGATCATGGATGCCGCGCTATTCTATTTGAGAAACGACCGGGGGCTTCGATCGTTGCCGCCGCCGTTCTCGGACCCCCTCGTCGAAAGTCGGGTTCGCCGTTTCGTGAAGAATGGCTACTGGCGGCTTGCTTACGACGCGCTGGTCGAGGCGGACTCTCAGACGATCCGTGGCCTTGATACATCGCGCTTCGCGACGATGGAGCGTACTGCCTGGAGTTGCCGCGCGGCCGCAGTCTGA
- a CDS encoding recombinase family protein, with amino-acid sequence MHDDTSEVGRIPAFLTDWVDQHSAPSDTGRDGPPRAAIYARRSSSDPDFVSIARQISAGIEYCRVIGASLDPERHIFIDRNRSGRTMAGRSALHALLAAARAGLFDSLVVQGLERLTRNVADAAVMHAELESLGITIHVVTRGSISGSEMILSSFQHQKELDALVERINDGRRRAARSGSMIGSRPKYGYDRVPDDRGFVVNTEQALIVRRCFERIDGGMTRRQLVKALKAEGVVALRGRPWAISQLHRRNGYGLLQDPVYKGTWTWARGTNDPITIETPHLAIVDAELFDRVQEKLSRSAALPWGKGRGVGLLTGKVRCSCGMPMTRSGSWIICSKEPHWDPCTEGTGIPKDEAERQYYRVLLDEVLEPSRFSHWDSVRTKCLEKMNLEATAECSLLQMRLDQIGSDLDSFGDEFHDDPIASAIVGPLEAEFHDLWEKREKLRSLTGLRLEETEAKALRTLISGMIVKVPYRTTDPQEIAAVSRMHELVPRMVVERRNGQIELRFLLGVLGAGLKEDMPQPDSVRWIGRPCPQPPRGIIRRPEAVLQHHRDAAAGRYAFTEREWSAVAHLFEPMGRLKGGHRLYAEALIFVARTGMPINMLPERYAGRVLQMGPIRKFGFWPRMLAALDALGSDLVRDIDRNRFAARRSA; translated from the coding sequence ATGCATGACGATACATCTGAAGTGGGACGCATTCCGGCATTCCTGACCGATTGGGTCGACCAACATAGCGCACCGTCCGACACGGGCCGCGATGGTCCTCCTAGAGCAGCCATCTATGCTCGAAGATCGTCTTCGGATCCGGACTTTGTGAGCATCGCACGGCAGATTAGCGCCGGAATAGAATATTGCCGGGTGATCGGCGCGTCCCTCGATCCCGAACGTCACATTTTTATCGACCGGAACCGTTCCGGCAGAACAATGGCCGGACGTTCTGCGCTGCATGCATTGCTGGCAGCGGCAAGAGCCGGGCTGTTCGACTCTCTGGTCGTGCAGGGACTCGAACGGTTGACGCGCAACGTGGCCGATGCCGCCGTGATGCATGCCGAACTCGAGAGCTTGGGCATCACGATCCACGTCGTGACCCGGGGCAGCATTTCGGGAAGCGAAATGATCCTGAGCTCCTTTCAGCACCAGAAGGAGCTCGATGCGCTCGTCGAGCGGATCAACGACGGCCGCCGTCGAGCTGCACGGAGCGGCAGCATGATCGGCAGTCGACCGAAGTACGGCTATGATCGTGTTCCCGATGATCGCGGGTTTGTCGTCAATACCGAACAAGCCTTGATCGTCCGAAGATGCTTCGAGCGCATCGACGGAGGGATGACCCGCCGACAGCTCGTCAAGGCCCTCAAGGCCGAAGGCGTCGTAGCGCTCCGAGGGCGTCCCTGGGCGATCAGTCAGTTGCACCGCCGGAACGGTTACGGCCTTCTTCAGGATCCGGTCTACAAAGGCACCTGGACCTGGGCTCGGGGAACGAACGATCCGATCACGATCGAGACGCCGCACCTCGCCATCGTCGATGCCGAGCTGTTTGATCGGGTCCAGGAAAAGCTGAGCCGTTCCGCAGCTCTGCCCTGGGGAAAGGGTAGGGGTGTGGGCCTGCTGACCGGCAAGGTCCGTTGCAGCTGCGGCATGCCCATGACGCGAAGCGGAAGCTGGATCATCTGCTCCAAGGAGCCGCATTGGGATCCTTGCACTGAGGGTACAGGGATTCCGAAGGACGAAGCCGAGAGGCAATACTATCGCGTGCTCCTCGACGAAGTTCTGGAGCCTTCGCGTTTCTCCCATTGGGATAGCGTACGTACCAAGTGCCTCGAGAAGATGAATCTGGAGGCAACTGCCGAGTGCTCGCTTCTGCAGATGCGCCTTGACCAGATCGGTTCCGATCTGGACTCGTTCGGTGACGAGTTCCATGACGATCCGATCGCCTCCGCCATCGTCGGTCCGCTGGAAGCCGAGTTCCACGATCTTTGGGAGAAGCGGGAGAAACTGCGCTCGCTGACGGGGCTGCGCCTCGAAGAAACCGAAGCGAAAGCGCTGCGAACACTTATATCCGGCATGATTGTCAAGGTCCCGTACAGGACGACCGATCCGCAGGAGATCGCAGCGGTCTCGCGCATGCACGAACTCGTCCCCCGCATGGTCGTCGAACGGCGAAACGGGCAGATCGAGCTGCGCTTCCTGCTCGGCGTGCTCGGCGCGGGGCTTAAGGAGGACATGCCGCAGCCCGATTCCGTCAGGTGGATCGGACGTCCGTGCCCTCAGCCGCCTCGAGGCATCATCCGGCGACCCGAAGCCGTTCTGCAGCATCATCGGGATGCGGCGGCCGGACGGTACGCCTTCACAGAGCGGGAATGGTCGGCTGTCGCACACCTCTTCGAGCCCATGGGACGGCTGAAGGGCGGTCATCGTCTCTATGCGGAGGCTCTGATCTTCGTCGCCCGTACCGGGATGCCAATCAACATGCTGCCTGAACGCTACGCCGGAAGGGTGCTACAGATGGGACCGATCCGAAAGTTCGGCTTCTGGCCGCGCATGCTCGCCGCACTGGATGCGTTGGGTTCCGATCTAGTCCGGGACATCGATCGAAACCGCTTCGCGGCGCGCCGCTCGGCCTGA
- a CDS encoding DUF6634 family protein, translating to MSILNTGPGPFPCLRRLACKYRSLADDLECISEGQHPDERKLRDAPLLLDWRVFIAPIPHLQGIVVGHPEIADGAMCRTSGLITFDPFAGYARTFSRFYRLGDRNA from the coding sequence ATGTCGATTCTGAACACCGGGCCGGGACCGTTTCCCTGTCTCCGTCGCTTAGCCTGCAAGTATCGCTCGCTCGCCGATGATCTGGAATGCATCTCTGAAGGCCAGCATCCCGACGAAAGGAAACTCCGCGATGCTCCGCTCCTGTTGGATTGGCGCGTCTTCATCGCCCCCATCCCTCATCTCCAAGGCATCGTCGTTGGTCATCCGGAGATCGCCGACGGAGCGATGTGCAGGACCAGCGGGCTAATAACCTTCGATCCCTTCGCAGGTTATGCCCGAACCTTCTCCCGGTTCTACCGCCTCGGAGACCGCAATGCCTGA
- a CDS encoding AAA family ATPase: MKPEIRKRAGTARASFGRINPDGPEVVRRLLRRRCAALAAAEAFAGSVNDDPLPHDPDVVGAIVLLGLALATRNGLFDRMESAAPVLIVEVPQQDWIDPMAEALIDCFGQARPSSSDRRGARLKCDTGTGIVVVTASAKIVLAGCPSDRRTAQAFREQRPLIGVASSTHEHLPGDLLRACEDRLVVGSFDPEAVDLVVEHVVGCRPSRSLVSEVASAVEAGDLRVAVHSARGADGSVERLSDVVKARMSRRRIADGPRLQDLAGYGAAAEWGMGAAADLAAYAQNALPWTACDPGALLVGPPGTGKTIFAHALACQAGVPLLAGSLAQWQSAGEAHLGTTLKAMRDYFDAARKSSPCVALIDELDSFGDRSCFAAHHRHYSVQVVNGLLECLDGSEGRDGVLLVGTTNNRDLIDSAVLRSGRFDRCITISLPGVVDLAAILRHHLGGDLRNIDLMKAARCALGGTGADCAAWVRRARAGARRANRAVTIADLLREIGGSAATGADDKRAAVHESGHAVVAHALGFRLREVELHSTSEIGGMTGLRFRSRYATRDSLCDLLTVYLAGRAAEMIVYGAPSMGAATDLAEATTLCRNMHCSWGLGGRIAADASNSVPKAAAAAIERDLRKVSRVATSILLDRRNQLEGLAHALLERRALDGSEVEALLQGLARH; the protein is encoded by the coding sequence GTGAAACCGGAGATCCGAAAGCGGGCGGGCACTGCAAGGGCAAGCTTCGGTCGGATCAATCCGGACGGACCAGAAGTCGTCCGACGACTCCTGCGCCGTCGGTGCGCGGCACTTGCGGCCGCGGAGGCATTCGCCGGGAGCGTCAACGACGATCCACTCCCACACGATCCGGACGTAGTCGGTGCGATCGTCCTTCTTGGCCTCGCCCTCGCGACGCGCAACGGCCTTTTCGATAGGATGGAGAGCGCCGCGCCTGTCCTGATCGTCGAAGTTCCTCAGCAGGATTGGATCGATCCGATGGCGGAGGCGCTCATCGACTGCTTTGGCCAAGCAAGGCCTTCGAGCAGCGACCGGCGCGGAGCTAGGCTGAAGTGCGATACCGGAACGGGAATCGTCGTCGTCACTGCTAGTGCAAAAATTGTCCTAGCAGGCTGCCCGAGCGACCGCCGCACGGCTCAGGCGTTCCGCGAACAACGTCCGCTGATCGGGGTAGCGTCGTCCACGCACGAGCATTTACCGGGCGACCTCCTGAGGGCCTGCGAGGATCGGCTGGTCGTCGGCAGCTTCGATCCGGAAGCGGTGGACCTCGTCGTGGAGCATGTGGTCGGATGTCGGCCAAGTCGCTCCCTTGTCAGCGAGGTCGCGTCCGCAGTCGAGGCGGGCGACCTTCGAGTCGCGGTGCACTCCGCTAGAGGCGCCGATGGATCGGTCGAGCGCCTCTCCGACGTCGTGAAGGCGCGGATGTCGCGCCGGCGCATCGCGGACGGGCCGCGATTGCAGGACCTAGCCGGCTATGGCGCAGCAGCGGAATGGGGCATGGGAGCGGCTGCCGATCTGGCGGCCTACGCCCAGAACGCGCTTCCATGGACGGCCTGCGACCCTGGAGCCCTTTTGGTGGGTCCGCCGGGAACGGGAAAAACCATCTTCGCACACGCTCTCGCCTGCCAAGCAGGCGTACCACTGCTCGCCGGCTCTCTAGCACAATGGCAGTCGGCCGGCGAGGCCCACCTGGGCACGACATTGAAAGCCATGCGAGATTACTTCGATGCGGCTAGAAAATCCTCTCCCTGCGTTGCCTTAATCGACGAACTCGACTCCTTCGGCGACCGAAGTTGCTTTGCCGCCCACCACCGCCATTATTCGGTCCAAGTAGTTAACGGACTGCTGGAGTGCTTGGACGGCAGCGAAGGCCGCGATGGAGTGCTCCTCGTCGGGACCACCAATAATCGGGATCTAATCGATTCTGCTGTACTCCGTTCCGGTCGCTTCGATCGGTGCATCACCATCTCGCTACCTGGTGTCGTCGACCTCGCTGCGATCCTGCGCCACCATCTCGGCGGGGATCTCCGCAACATCGACCTGATGAAAGCGGCGCGGTGCGCACTGGGTGGAACAGGAGCAGACTGTGCCGCTTGGGTGCGTCGCGCCCGTGCCGGCGCGCGACGAGCCAACCGCGCCGTCACGATCGCGGATCTATTGCGGGAGATCGGTGGCTCGGCCGCAACCGGCGCCGACGACAAGCGCGCGGCAGTGCACGAATCCGGTCACGCAGTCGTCGCCCACGCTCTCGGATTCCGGCTGCGCGAAGTAGAACTTCATTCCACTTCCGAGATCGGCGGCATGACCGGACTTCGCTTCCGTAGCAGATATGCAACCCGAGACAGCTTGTGCGATCTACTGACCGTCTATCTTGCCGGCCGTGCTGCAGAAATGATCGTGTACGGCGCTCCCAGCATGGGAGCTGCAACCGATCTCGCCGAAGCGACGACTCTGTGCCGCAACATGCATTGCAGCTGGGGATTGGGAGGGCGGATCGCAGCCGACGCATCCAATTCGGTGCCTAAAGCGGCCGCTGCTGCCATTGAACGCGATCTACGCAAAGTTTCTCGAGTCGCAACATCCATCCTCTTGGACCGACGCAACCAGCTTGAGGGCCTTGCGCATGCTCTGTTGGAAAGACGTGCACTCGATGGTTCGGAAGTCGAGGCCCTCCTTCAAGGACTCGCTCGGCACTGA
- a CDS encoding helix-turn-helix transcriptional regulator: protein MHIAVNPSENFNFLGARHFRAARVLLDWTQEDLARNARVVRRTIAMLESGDCRTQPRKVRAVLAALQAAGISFKCGADGKVSLIDANAHAGVDRAPPRCGSGRSERLRTRVSGRRPVAV from the coding sequence ATGCACATTGCCGTCAACCCGAGCGAAAACTTCAATTTTCTTGGCGCGCGGCACTTCCGTGCCGCGCGCGTCCTCCTGGACTGGACTCAGGAGGACCTCGCTCGAAACGCTCGTGTCGTTCGGCGCACTATCGCGATGCTGGAAAGTGGCGATTGCCGGACTCAGCCCCGCAAGGTGCGAGCGGTGTTGGCGGCCCTTCAGGCAGCCGGTATCAGTTTCAAGTGCGGTGCTGACGGCAAGGTCAGTCTGATCGATGCGAACGCGCATGCTGGCGTAGATCGCGCCCCGCCTCGCTGCGGCTCAGGCCGCTCCGAGCGCCTGCGGACGAGAGTCAGCGGTCGGCGTCCGGTCGCCGTATGA
- a CDS encoding helix-turn-helix transcriptional regulator has translation MKRTHPGALREILATNLRRIRAEKRLSQDALADLCEMDRSYLSGVERGLRNLSIDNLERLAEALRLEPWQLIRRPDADR, from the coding sequence GTGAAACGAACCCACCCAGGTGCTCTTCGGGAGATCCTCGCAACGAACCTGCGGCGGATCCGGGCCGAGAAGAGGCTCAGTCAGGACGCCCTCGCGGATCTCTGCGAGATGGATCGCAGCTACCTGAGTGGCGTCGAGCGCGGCTTGAGAAATCTCTCCATCGACAATCTTGAGCGCTTGGCCGAGGCCCTCCGGCTCGAGCCCTGGCAACTCATACGGCGACCGGACGCCGACCGCTGA
- a CDS encoding IS3-like element ISMex5 family transposase (programmed frameshift) has translation MGTKRHKPEDVVAKLRQVDVLVSQGQSVAEAIRAIGVTEVTYYRWRKEYGGLKSDQVRRMKDLEVENQRLRKAIADLTLDKLILQEAAPGKLTSPARRRACIAHVMNVLDVSERRACRALGQHRSTQRKVPRGREDEAALTADLVELARQYGRYGYRKIGALLKAAGWFVNDKRVERIWRREGLKVPSRQPKRGRIWDGDGSCLRLRAERRDHVWSYDFVEARTHEGRKFRMLNVVDEFTRECLAIRVARKLKAVDVIDVLSDLFILRGVPGHIRSDNGPEFIAKSVQAWITGVGARTAYIAPGSPWENGYVESFNARLRDELLNGEIFYTLKEAQIVIESWRLHYNSVRPHASLGYRPPAPEVFVPAFTAWPAALTRSAPPAKRPVEQRPTLH, from the exons ATGGGAACGAAGCGGCACAAGCCGGAAGACGTGGTCGCCAAGCTGCGGCAGGTGGATGTTCTGGTCTCGCAGGGCCAGAGCGTGGCGGAGGCGATCCGGGCCATCGGCGTGACGGAAGTGACCTACTACCGCTGGCGCAAGGAGTACGGCGGCCTGAAGAGCGATCAGGTTCGACGGATGAAGGACTTGGAGGTTGAGAACCAGCGGCTGCGCAAGGCGATTGCGGATCTCACCCTCGACAAGCTGATCCTGCAGGAGGCCGCTC CGGGGAAACTGACCAGCCCCGCGCGCCGACGCGCCTGCATCGCGCATGTCATGAACGTCCTAGACGTCTCCGAGCGCCGCGCCTGTCGGGCGCTCGGGCAGCATCGCTCGACGCAGCGCAAGGTGCCGCGGGGAAGAGAGGATGAGGCCGCGCTGACAGCCGACCTCGTGGAACTGGCTCGCCAGTACGGGCGCTACGGCTACCGGAAGATCGGTGCATTGCTGAAGGCGGCGGGCTGGTTCGTCAACGACAAGCGGGTCGAACGGATCTGGCGGCGCGAGGGGCTGAAGGTCCCGTCTCGGCAGCCCAAGCGCGGCCGCATCTGGGACGGGGATGGTTCCTGCCTGCGATTGCGGGCGGAGCGTCGCGATCACGTCTGGTCCTACGACTTTGTCGAAGCCCGCACGCACGAGGGCCGCAAGTTCCGGATGCTGAACGTGGTCGATGAGTTCACGCGGGAGTGCCTGGCGATCCGCGTCGCACGCAAGCTGAAGGCGGTGGACGTGATCGACGTGCTGTCCGACCTGTTCATCCTGCGCGGCGTGCCCGGCCATATCCGCTCGGACAACGGTCCGGAGTTCATCGCCAAGTCCGTGCAGGCCTGGATCACCGGTGTCGGCGCCAGAACAGCCTACATCGCACCCGGCTCGCCATGGGAGAACGGTTACGTCGAGAGCTTCAACGCACGACTACGGGACGAGCTTTTGAACGGTGAGATCTTCTACACGCTCAAGGAGGCGCAGATCGTGATCGAGAGTTGGCGTCTACACTACAACAGCGTGCGCCCGCACGCCTCGCTCGGCTACCGACCACCGGCCCCGGAGGTGTTCGTGCCGGCCTTCACCGCTTGGCCGGCTGCGCTCACCCGGTCGGCTCCGCCGGCCAAGCGACCCGTGGAGCAAAGGCCGACCCTGCACTAA
- a CDS encoding IS3 family transposase (programmed frameshift) yields the protein MPQKKHKPEEIVAKLRQVDVLLSQGHPVAEAIRTISVTPFTYYRWRKEFGGLKSDQMKRLKDLEKENERLRKAVSDLTLEKLILKEAAFGKLVSPARRRQCIDHTVMKFGVSERLACRVLGQHRSTQRKVPKGRADDASLTVDIVEFATQFGRYGYRRITALLQEAGWLVNLKRVERIWRQEGLKVPARQPKRGRLWLNDGSCIRLRPEYPNHVWSYDFVEDRTHNGRKFRMLNVIDEFTRECIAIWIDRKLKSTDVIDVLSDLFILRGVPGHVRSDNGPEFVAKAVREWITAVGAKTAFIEPGSPWENGYCESFNSKLRDELLNGELFYSLAEARIVIESWRRHYNTRRPHSSLGYRPPAPNAVLWPAAPPQPASPATSNVAEKPTMH from the exons ATGCCGCAAAAGAAGCACAAGCCTGAAGAGATCGTTGCCAAGCTGAGGCAGGTCGACGTGCTGCTGTCGCAGGGTCATCCGGTGGCGGAAGCGATCCGCACAATCAGTGTGACGCCGTTCACCTACTATCGATGGCGCAAGGAGTTCGGCGGGCTGAAGTCCGACCAGATGAAGCGTCTGAAGGACTTGGAGAAGGAGAATGAGCGCCTGCGTAAGGCAGTCTCGGACCTGACGCTCGAGAAGCTGATCCTGAAGGAAGCCGCCT TCGGGAAACTGGTGAGCCCCGCCCGCCGTCGCCAATGCATCGACCACACCGTGATGAAGTTCGGCGTGTCGGAGCGGTTGGCGTGCCGGGTTTTGGGGCAGCATCGGTCCACGCAGCGCAAGGTGCCGAAGGGGCGGGCTGACGACGCGTCGCTGACGGTCGACATCGTCGAGTTCGCCACCCAATTTGGCCGCTATGGCTACAGGCGGATCACGGCGCTGCTGCAAGAGGCGGGCTGGCTGGTCAACCTGAAGCGCGTCGAGCGGATCTGGCGTCAGGAAGGCCTCAAGGTGCCGGCCCGGCAACCAAAGCGAGGCCGGCTTTGGCTGAACGACGGTTCGTGCATCCGGCTGCGACCGGAATATCCCAACCACGTCTGGTCCTATGATTTTGTCGAAGATCGCACCCACAACGGTCGGAAGTTCCGAATGCTGAATGTGATCGACGAGTTCACCCGGGAATGCATTGCGATCTGGATCGACCGGAAGCTCAAGTCCACCGACGTCATCGACGTCCTGTCCGACCTCTTCATCCTGCGCGGTGTGCCGGGTCACGTTCGGTCGGACAACGGTCCTGAGTTCGTCGCTAAAGCGGTGCGCGAATGGATCACGGCGGTCGGAGCGAAGACAGCGTTCATCGAGCCCGGCAGCCCATGGGAGAACGGCTACTGCGAGAGCTTCAACTCGAAGCTTCGCGATGAGCTTCTGAACGGCGAGCTGTTCTACAGCCTCGCCGAGGCCCGCATCGTCATCGAGAGTTGGCGCCGGCACTACAACACCCGGCGCCCGCACTCCTCGCTCGGCTACCGCCCTCCAGCGCCCAACGCCGTGCTGTGGCCGGCTGCGCCACCCCAACCCGCTTCGCCGGCCACCTCAAACGTCGCCGAAAAGCCCACCATGCATTAG
- a CDS encoding DUF6538 domain-containing protein, producing the protein MRILAPQPKARDSQPTVDSPAVFGPARADRSVQVHSGGPLVRTAGIPALPRTRRRRQTVFFRRIIPHDLRQRFGQREILRSLGRATPGEARRMAQRSWDGTDQLSRTELLRRPFNQAAMIDRSAPSADKGIP; encoded by the coding sequence GTGAGAATCCTGGCGCCCCAGCCAAAGGCTCGAGATTCTCAGCCGACCGTTGATTCTCCGGCTGTTTTCGGACCCGCCCGGGCCGACCGCTCCGTCCAGGTCCACTCGGGAGGTCCACTTGTCCGGACGGCAGGGATTCCTGCCTTGCCTCGCACCCGCCGCCGCCGACAAACGGTCTTTTTTCGCCGTATCATCCCCCACGACCTGCGCCAGCGGTTCGGCCAGCGCGAGATCCTGCGCTCGCTCGGGCGGGCCACGCCGGGCGAGGCCCGACGGATGGCGCAACGATCGTGGGATGGGACGGATCAGCTCTCAAGAACTGAATTGCTGAGGCGACCTTTTAATCAGGCTGCGATGATTGATAGATCTGCGCCTTCAGCAGACAAGGGCATTCCTTGA